GGTGCGGCTGAACACGGCCGAGCATCCGCAGTGGGCGGCGCGCCGGATCACCGAGTTGGTCGACGCGAACGGCGGATCGGCGCTGATCCTGGTCGCGACCGCGCGGACCGGCCGGCTCTACGCCGACGCGCTGAGGCTCGCGGCGAAGGGCCGCTGGCGGGTCATGTCGCAGTGGGACGGCCGTCCGGCCGGGGCCACCGCGACCCTGTGGCGCGAGGACCACAGCGCGGTGCTCGTGGGCACCCGCTCGTTCATGACCGGGCTGGACGCCCCGGGCCTGACCTGCACCCTGGTGGTCCTGGACCGCATCCCCCGGGCCCCGCAGAACCCGCTCGGCCAGGCCCGCGTCGAACAGCTCGAGGCGGACGGTCTGAACCGCTGGCAGGCCGACCGGCGGGTCTACGCCGGCGATGCCGCCGTGCTCACCCATCAGGCCGTGGGTCGGCTGATCCGTCGGGAGACCGACATCGGCATGGTCGCGGTCCTCGACCCTCGGCTGCTCAAGAACAAGCCGTGGTCGTACCCGGAAGCCACGAGGAAGCTGTACGCGGAGGCGCTTGGGGACTTCGGGTTCCGCACCAGCCGACACGACCGCGCCGTCGAATGGTTGCGTGAACTGCGCGCGGCGCGCGCCCCGAAGGCCGGCTGAGCCCGTGGCCGCCCAAGATCGCACTACCGATGCCCGACACGGCCCGACCGCCCGCCCGGCCGGTTCACCCGTCGATCCGGTGATCCGGTTGACCGGGCTCCGCGGGCAACGCCACCCCGAAACCTGGGAGCCCCTGACAAGGTGGGTCCGCAGCCTGCCCAGGATTCGGCGTCGGGGGCGCACGTGGGAGGTGCTGGCGTTCGGCGGCGACCCGGCCGCGATCCTGGCCGCGGCCGGATTCCGGGTCGAACCCGATGCCGCAGAACTCGTCGGCGGGCCGCTGCTGGATGCCGATCCCGGTGACCCCAGCCTCGCGGTGATCCGGCCGTCGCTCACCGGCCTGGCCGGGTGCCTGGACCTGATCGGCGGGATGTCCGCCTACGCGGCGGCCGCCGCGACCGTCGACTCGGGAGTCGTCCGGGTGCCCTGGGAGCGGGCGCGGTCCCTGACGTTTCGGCGGAGCCGGGCGGCGCACGAGATCCTCGACCCGCCCACCCGGTGGTCGCTGCCCGCCCTGTCACCGGAACTGGCGGCCGCCGCCCGGCGCCTCGCGGCATCGACCGGACCGGACGGTTCGCCGCAGGTGGCCGTCGATGTGGCGGTGGTGTCCGAACGCTTCGGCGCGGTTCCGGACTGGTTCGCCGTGGAACTGGATCCGCACCAGGTCACCGGCGCCCTGGCCGCGGTCGCCGGTCACACCGCCATCGTCGACCCACCCGGAGTCGGGAAGACCCTCACTGTGCTGGCTGCGCTGGCGATCTCGGGGTCCGCCAGGACGGTGATCGTGACCCCACCGCAGCCGGTGATCGGCCACTGGCAGCGTGAGGTCACCCGCTGCGGGCTGGCGGACCACGCCGGCCGCAACGCACGGCTGGTCGCGCTCGACTCCGGCGCCCGCACACCGGTCTTACCCGATGCCGGCGTGGTTCTGGTGCCCGACACATTGCTCGCCGCCCGACCCGAACTCGTCGACCTGATCGCGGGGTGGCGGCCGGTCGGATTCGCCGTCGACGAGGTCCACCGGTGCAAGACCTGGACCAGTCTGCGGTCCCGCGCAGTGCGGCGGCTGGCCCGGCAGTGCAGCGGCATCCGGCTGGCCGCGTCCGGCACCCCGATGTTGGCGAACGTCGTCGAGATGGCGCCCATGCTGGCGATCACCGGCCACCTGGACGCCGTGTTCGGTGGACGGGCCGCGTTCCAGGCCAACTATGCCCGGGAGAACCGGTTCGGCGGGTGGGTGAACCGGCGCCGCGAGCTGCCCAAGCTGCGGGCCCTGCTCGATCAGCAGGTCTGGGTGCGCCGACCGAAGATCATGCCGACCACCAAGACCCGCCGCGTCCTATTCATCGACCCGGACCCCCGGATCGTCGCCGACGCCTACGACGACGTGCACCGGACGGTCGACGAATTCCTCCTGCGGCACCGACACCGAACCGGCACCTGGCCCGACCGGGGCAGCTGCCTGAAGTGGGCCTGTAG
This genomic window from Nakamurella multipartita DSM 44233 contains:
- a CDS encoding SNF2-related protein translates to MLAFGGDPAAILAAAGFRVEPDAAELVGGPLLDADPGDPSLAVIRPSLTGLAGCLDLIGGMSAYAAAAATVDSGVVRVPWERARSLTFRRSRAAHEILDPPTRWSLPALSPELAAAARRLAASTGPDGSPQVAVDVAVVSERFGAVPDWFAVELDPHQVTGALAAVAGHTAIVDPPGVGKTLTVLAALAISGSARTVIVTPPQPVIGHWQREVTRCGLADHAGRNARLVALDSGARTPVLPDAGVVLVPDTLLAARPELVDLIAGWRPVGFAVDEVHRCKTWTSLRSRAVRRLARQCSGIRLAASGTPMLANVVEMAPMLAITGHLDAVFGGRAAFQANYARENRFGGWVNRRRELPKLRALLDQQVWVRRPKIMPTTKTRRVLFIDPDPRIVADAYDDVHRTVDEFLLRHRHRTGTWPDRGSCLKWACSQLGLVTQLRRAAGMAKAAAIAGRAAAWMAGRTRPAPDTAAICDRPLIIWTWHRQVAAAIAAAVSSRPGRPRQVGVITGATPGAERVRLCDEYQAGRLPLLVCSIPTVGVGVTLTRGCDAWMAETSWTPAEISQAEDRQWRRGQSRNVVVTTFIGLGTLDERVQDSLGRKADDLDQVLTGGDNQVAVLHRSTRAQQADLLYTVVADRIGHLNRNHRRTA